The Pelagibacterium halotolerans B2 nucleotide sequence TGCGAGGTGAGCCCGTACTGTAAATTAATGCCGGCGAGCGGCGCCGGAAGCTGGCGTAGATAGGCCGCCGGCGCGCTGACCAGGCTGGCGAGTTGGCCGAAGCTCCAATGGGTCGGCGCAACCGGGGCCTCGGCGTCGGGTAGGACGAGCGCCAGGGTTTCCGGACCGTCGCGATGGGCCTCGACGCGGATCGCTGCACTCTCGACCATCCGCGTGCGGCTGCGCTCGGCGCGGGTTTTCACAGAGGCGTAGAGCTCAGACAGGGACAGGTAGCGCTCGTCGTCCGGCCGCGAAAACCATTCCGAGGAGACGCGGCCGATCCGCTCTCCGCGCGCTACATCGACTTTGTAGCCGCCACTTGCGTCGCGCCGGCCCTCCAGGGTTTCAAGGTTGGTCATGGGTCAATCTCCGTGGGCGGGCCGGCCGGGAGCCTCTCTCTCGACCTCCAAACCCGTCACGGCGAAAGCCGCCGAACTCTTGCTCTCTGGGGGTGGGGTACGGGGGAATTTCACCGCTCGGAGGGGGCGGCCGAGACTACAGGCTCGTCCGCAGAGGGAAACCTTTCCCCTTCCGCATGTTCAGGAAAACCGTAAATGTGTAGAGTCAGTGTGTCAGGTATGCTTGGCGATGCCGGTTTGACTTATTTTGAACCTTGGCTTGAGACGAAGTTATTTTAAGAAGATCACCAAATGGCTATGCGCGTAATACACACATCAGACTGGCAAATCGGCAAGGTATTTCGTTTCGTAGATCCTGCTACTATGGGCCTCCTCCAAGAAGCTCGCTTGCGCGCTGTCAGCAAGATCGGCGAGTTGGCGAACGAATACGGTGTTCAACATGTGCTAGTTGCCGGCGACGTCTACGATATGGAAGCCCTGTCTCCGCGTTCGCTTAACCAGCCGCTGGAGCGGATGCGCAACTTCCCCGATACGCATTGGCACCTACTACCCGGCAATCACGACCCGCATCGCCCCAACGGACTTTGGGATCAACTCCTGCGCAAGGGGCTTCCCGCGAACGTCCATGTCTATACGGAGCCGGGGCCTGTCACCTTTGAAGAAGACTCGCTGTCGATCCTTCCGGCCCCTCTCTATCACCGCCGGCGGCTTGATGATCCGACGGCCTATATGGACGATGTGGCGTTGCGGGACGGGCTGTTCCGTGTCGGGATTGCCCACGGCACGGTGACCGGCTTCGGATCGGAGGATCGCGACGTTCCCAACTTCATTGCGCCAGACCGCCCGGCCCGTGCCGGCCTGTCATATCTTGCAATGGGCGACTGGCATGGACAAAAGAAGATCAACGAGCGCTGCTGGTACAGCGGTACACCGGAGACCGATGCCTTCGATGTGACCGGTGGCGGCCAGGCGCTGCTGGTGGAAATCGACGCTCATGAGCGCGCACCGGAAGTCACACCGCTGCCGACCGGCCACTACGAATGGCTCACGCAATCGGAGCAGATCAACAGCCGCGAGGACATAGACCGCCTCGCTGGAACGCTGCGGACGGTCGCCGCTGACCTGGATCGCGTGCTCATCCGTTTGGCGATTGAAGGCGCCGTGTCGCTTGATGACCGCCAATATTTCGAGAACGAAGTGGTGGATGGCGTATCAGCCGCGTTCTGTTTCATGCGCGTTGATGACCGGCGCCTGTTCCCGCACCCGACGGCGGAGGACCTTGACCGGATCGATCGCGGCGGCTTCGTCCGTGCGGCGGCGGAAGAGCTGAAACGCAAATCCGAGGAAGGCAGCGACGACGAACGGGCCATTGCCGCCGAGGCGTTGCAGCGTCTTTATATCGAGCACATGAAGCTCCAGGCGGGCCGCCAATGAAACTGCGGTCGCTTGCGCTGAATCAGTTCAAGAAGTTCACCAGCCCGGTGCGGCTCGATGGCATTGCGGACGGGCTGAATGTCATCGTCGGTCCCAATGAGATGGGTAAATCGACGCTGCTTGAAGCGCTCCGGGCGGCGCTGTTTGAGAAATACAGCTCGAAGGCTCAGCCGATTACGGCGTTGCAGAACGATCGCAACCAGGCCGGGCCGGTTGTCGAGCTTGCCTTTGAGCTGGATGACGGCGTGTACCGCATAACGAAACGCTTCGTCAAAAAGCCCTATGCCCGATTGTCGTGCCCCGATGGGCGAACGCTGGAAGGCGATGCTGCCGAAGATGTCCTGCGCGATTTGCTGGGGTTCGATGAGCCGGGAAAAACTGGCGCCAAAGCCGAAACGCTTGGCATGTGGAATGTGCTGTGGGTTCAACAGGGCCACTCGTTCGGTGCGCTCGACCTGCCGCAAAGCGCTAGAGCTAATCTGCATAGTGCCTTGGAATCCGAGGTTGGCACGGTCCTCGGCGGCCGTCGCGGCCGGGCGCTTCCGCAGGCCATCGAAAAGCAGCTTGGCGAACTGGTCACGGGCGGCGGCAAGCCGCGCGGCGCGTACAAGGAACTGATCGACAACATCGAAACTCTGCAAACCGATCTTGCGGATTTACAGGGCCGCCGCGAAGAGCTGTCCAGAACACTCGATCAGCTTGAGCAAGCGCAGGAGACGCTGGCGCGCCTGTCCACCGGCGATCGCGACGAAGCCGATGAGACGGAACTGGCGGATGCCCGGAAGCGCCACGGTCATTTGGCGGAACTGGAAGCGCGTATCGCCGCAGCGGACAGCGATCTTGCTCTGAAACAGCGCAATCTTGAGCAGGCCAACCAGGCCCTGGTCGCGCGCACCGCGTTAAGACAGGCTATTGCTGACGAAGAGGAGGCCGTGGAAACGGCCCGCAAGGGGCTAGATGATGTACGTGGCCGGGAAAAAGAGGCCCGTGCGCGGCTCGACCAGTTGCGGACCGCGGTCCGTGAAGCCGAGGCCGGCGTTACCACGGCAGATGACGCGGTATCCCATCAGCGGCGTATATTGGCAGCCGTCGAACGCAAGGGTCGCATTCGTGAGCTCGAAGGACGGCACGAAAAAGCGGCGGCGGCGGAAGAACGGCAACGCAAGGCCCGGCAAGAGGCTGCCGCCATTCTTGTCACAGACGAAACCCTGACGGAAATCCGCGATGCCGCGAAAGCTCTCGAGACCATCGACAGCCGCCTAAGCGCCGCCGCCACGCGCATTACGTTCGATATGGCAGCCGATGCCTTGTCGGGAATTGAAGTTGATGGCCGCAAGGTGGCCATCGATGACCCGCCCGTTCAGGCAATCGGTCCGACGACGATTACGAT carries:
- a CDS encoding AAA family ATPase; this encodes MKLRSLALNQFKKFTSPVRLDGIADGLNVIVGPNEMGKSTLLEALRAALFEKYSSKAQPITALQNDRNQAGPVVELAFELDDGVYRITKRFVKKPYARLSCPDGRTLEGDAAEDVLRDLLGFDEPGKTGAKAETLGMWNVLWVQQGHSFGALDLPQSARANLHSALESEVGTVLGGRRGRALPQAIEKQLGELVTGGGKPRGAYKELIDNIETLQTDLADLQGRREELSRTLDQLEQAQETLARLSTGDRDEADETELADARKRHGHLAELEARIAAADSDLALKQRNLEQANQALVARTALRQAIADEEEAVETARKGLDDVRGREKEARARLDQLRTAVREAEAGVTTADDAVSHQRRILAAVERKGRIRELEGRHEKAAAAEERQRKARQEAAAILVTDETLTEIRDAAKALETIDSRLSAAATRITFDMAADALSGIEVDGRKVAIDDPPVQAIGPTTITIPGQGRITVEPAVKDRDKLRDQQREARTALETALQTGGVKTVDDAEEQHRRRQKLVQDGELARQEAVLHAPATDDHDAGAEALAGYIESLQLILTRDLADLEIDTLPAKQEADTALRAALEQAEEARSAVDMARAALGGPEDALGALQTQLGTVRTRYDDSGVRLEKRRAELAAAEENQADTALQAAIDAAEKAVSDQEDAIASLKDQRTDETLPQLEARIGRLEQALRDRREKRGNLKETIAGLRSHIEVLEGAGLDEAIEQKARELERATDERHRADREVQVLNLLLTTLRAAEQEAKERYLSPVLNRVRPYLQLLFPGAEITIDEDLRIVGVTREAGYEEAFHHLSMGTQEQIAVLIRLAFAEMLVEQGHPATVILDDALVFSDDHRMNRMFDILNMAARNVQVVIFTCREQLFEELGGRQLSLQAGSAEELVSA
- a CDS encoding metallophosphoesterase family protein, translating into MAMRVIHTSDWQIGKVFRFVDPATMGLLQEARLRAVSKIGELANEYGVQHVLVAGDVYDMEALSPRSLNQPLERMRNFPDTHWHLLPGNHDPHRPNGLWDQLLRKGLPANVHVYTEPGPVTFEEDSLSILPAPLYHRRRLDDPTAYMDDVALRDGLFRVGIAHGTVTGFGSEDRDVPNFIAPDRPARAGLSYLAMGDWHGQKKINERCWYSGTPETDAFDVTGGGQALLVEIDAHERAPEVTPLPTGHYEWLTQSEQINSREDIDRLAGTLRTVAADLDRVLIRLAIEGAVSLDDRQYFENEVVDGVSAAFCFMRVDDRRLFPHPTAEDLDRIDRGGFVRAAAEELKRKSEEGSDDERAIAAEALQRLYIEHMKLQAGRQ